A single region of the Nocardioides sp. W7 genome encodes:
- a CDS encoding branched-chain amino acid ABC transporter permease/ATP-binding protein: protein MSGFDFGVDRLVIGLFTGLTYGLLAVGLVLVYRSSRFVNFAHGSIGAFGASVLALMVTDWGLPYWASFVVAIVVGGLLSGFVEILVVRRLEGRPALVGMIATLGLSQLIVVMSLIINSDGVSGFTYPKPTMLPTFEIQSLPIGTPYVAMLVLAPVLLAGLAWFLRYHRMGIGIRAAADDPDTARLEGIPARWMATLAWTIAGGIACFSAILVTPTTAGSGLEGIGPDLLLKGLAGAVIARMSSIPIAIAASLGIGVIEQVLLSNPDTRGLVTVVIALIIVVALLRQPQLGRAGQDKGRWRRVVLPPLPPAYRSVPSIRWIPRVSVVVGIAASVGVAYLVSNDTASVLSLVAGFTLVGLSVGLLTGVSGQLSLGQFAYAGIAAAASVHVAESTGNFLFGLLCGVLSAAAASALVGIPAMKLKGLALAVSTLAFALATSTWLLRQDLFLGDGIAPAKPTWWDYPLEYAVDYYLFALLMLCVGLWVTNNLRHGGFGRMIQALRDNEHAARAFTVPNRMRMIQLYAVSGALAGLGGIVVGHGQSQLTVNSFPADASIDVVALTVVGGLTVSLGPLVGALLIVGLPALVGMGMAGQAALAIGWLLVVIFLPDGLGGVMVRMRDSLYDGLARRHGLDPLRERHGVVDLDAEGHVSSPLHERPRLEGLAPRVAPGARTTGPILTVDGISRRFGGVVAVDHVSFQVEQGEILGVIGPNGAGKTTCFEIVAGFTATDRGRVVFDGIDVTGATPEERAQEGLVRSFQDAALFPTLTVHETLMVAQERIEPTRLWTSALGVRSAEIDKAAAADEVLERMHLTRYARRPVGDLSTGTRRVVELACLLTLQPRVLLLDEPSAGIAQSESEALGDLLLAIRAELGTTMVVIEHDLPLLSRLSDRMLAMNLGRVIATGTPDEVRNDPAVVTSYLGADQAAIHRSGLHLAAGPDSSTPDPLSTRIQPVPSR from the coding sequence CTGGTCATCGGCCTGTTCACCGGCCTGACCTACGGCCTGCTCGCCGTCGGCCTCGTCCTGGTCTACCGGTCCAGCCGGTTCGTGAACTTCGCTCACGGCTCGATCGGCGCGTTCGGTGCCTCGGTGCTCGCGCTCATGGTCACTGACTGGGGGCTGCCGTACTGGGCCTCGTTCGTGGTCGCGATCGTGGTCGGCGGCCTGCTGTCCGGCTTCGTCGAGATCCTCGTCGTACGACGGCTCGAGGGTCGGCCCGCGCTGGTGGGCATGATCGCGACGCTCGGCCTGTCCCAGCTGATCGTGGTCATGTCGCTGATCATCAACAGCGACGGCGTCAGCGGCTTCACCTACCCGAAGCCGACCATGCTGCCGACGTTCGAGATCCAGTCGCTGCCGATCGGCACGCCGTACGTCGCGATGCTGGTCCTCGCGCCCGTGCTGCTGGCCGGCCTGGCCTGGTTCCTGCGCTACCACCGGATGGGCATCGGCATCCGGGCCGCCGCCGACGACCCCGACACCGCCCGGCTCGAAGGCATCCCGGCCCGCTGGATGGCCACGCTCGCCTGGACGATCGCCGGCGGGATCGCCTGCTTCTCGGCGATCCTGGTGACCCCGACGACCGCCGGCTCCGGCCTGGAGGGCATCGGTCCCGACCTCCTCCTCAAGGGGCTGGCCGGCGCCGTGATCGCCCGGATGTCGTCCATCCCGATCGCCATCGCGGCCTCGCTCGGCATTGGCGTGATCGAGCAGGTGCTGCTCTCCAATCCCGACACCCGCGGCTTGGTGACCGTGGTCATCGCGCTGATCATCGTGGTCGCGCTGCTCCGCCAGCCGCAGCTGGGCCGGGCCGGTCAGGACAAGGGCCGCTGGCGCCGCGTCGTGCTCCCGCCCCTGCCCCCGGCGTACCGCTCGGTCCCGAGCATCCGGTGGATCCCGCGCGTCTCGGTGGTCGTGGGCATCGCGGCCTCGGTGGGGGTCGCCTACCTGGTCAGCAACGACACGGCGTCGGTGCTCTCCCTGGTCGCGGGCTTCACGCTCGTGGGCCTGAGCGTGGGGCTGCTGACCGGGGTGTCCGGCCAGCTCTCGCTCGGCCAGTTCGCGTACGCCGGCATCGCCGCCGCCGCGTCGGTGCACGTCGCCGAGTCGACGGGCAACTTCCTGTTCGGCCTGCTGTGCGGCGTCCTCTCCGCGGCTGCCGCCTCGGCCCTCGTCGGCATCCCGGCCATGAAGCTGAAGGGGCTCGCCCTCGCGGTGTCGACGCTGGCCTTCGCGCTGGCCACCTCGACCTGGCTGTTGCGCCAGGACCTGTTCCTCGGCGACGGCATCGCGCCCGCGAAGCCGACCTGGTGGGACTACCCGCTCGAGTACGCCGTCGACTACTACCTCTTCGCCCTGCTGATGCTCTGCGTGGGGCTGTGGGTCACCAACAACCTGCGTCATGGCGGCTTCGGCCGGATGATCCAGGCCCTGCGCGACAACGAGCACGCCGCTCGGGCGTTCACCGTGCCGAACCGGATGCGGATGATCCAGCTCTACGCGGTCTCCGGGGCGCTCGCCGGGCTCGGCGGCATCGTGGTGGGCCACGGCCAGTCGCAGCTGACGGTCAACTCCTTCCCGGCCGACGCGAGCATCGACGTCGTCGCCCTCACGGTCGTCGGCGGGCTCACCGTCTCGCTCGGGCCGCTGGTCGGTGCCCTGCTGATCGTCGGCCTGCCGGCGCTCGTCGGCATGGGGATGGCCGGCCAGGCCGCGCTGGCCATCGGCTGGCTGCTCGTCGTCATCTTCCTGCCCGACGGCCTCGGCGGGGTGATGGTGCGCATGCGTGACTCGCTGTACGACGGCCTCGCGCGCCGTCACGGCCTCGACCCGCTGCGCGAGCGGCACGGCGTCGTCGACCTCGACGCAGAGGGGCACGTGTCCTCGCCCCTGCACGAGCGCCCGCGCCTGGAGGGCCTCGCTCCGCGGGTCGCTCCGGGAGCCCGTACGACCGGTCCCATCCTCACCGTCGACGGGATCTCCCGGCGCTTCGGCGGGGTGGTCGCGGTCGACCACGTGAGCTTCCAGGTGGAGCAGGGCGAGATCCTCGGGGTCATCGGTCCCAACGGCGCGGGTAAGACGACCTGCTTCGAGATCGTCGCGGGATTCACCGCGACGGATCGCGGGCGGGTCGTGTTCGACGGCATCGACGTCACCGGGGCGACCCCGGAGGAGCGGGCGCAGGAGGGCCTGGTCCGCTCCTTCCAGGACGCTGCGCTGTTCCCGACCCTCACCGTGCACGAGACGCTGATGGTCGCCCAGGAGCGGATCGAGCCGACCCGACTGTGGACCTCCGCGCTGGGCGTCCGCTCGGCGGAGATCGACAAGGCGGCGGCCGCCGACGAGGTGCTGGAGCGGATGCACCTGACCCGCTACGCCCGCCGCCCCGTCGGCGACCTGTCGACCGGCACCCGCCGCGTGGTCGAGCTCGCCTGCCTGCTGACGCTGCAGCCCCGGGTGCTGCTGCTCGACGAGCCGTCGGCGGGCATCGCCCAAAGCGAGAGCGAGGCCCTGGGCGACCTGCTGCTGGCCATCCGTGCCGAGCTCGGCACCACGATGGTCGTCATCGAGCATGACCTGCCCCTGCTCTCGCGGCTGTCCGACCGGATGCTCGCGATGAACCTGGGGCGCGTCATCGCCACCGGCACGCCCGACGAGGTGCGCAACGACCCCGCGGTCGTGACGTCGTACCTCGGCGCCGACCAGGCGGCGATCCATCGCTCCGGCCTGCACCTGGCGGCCGGTCCAGATTCGTCCACCCCCGACCCGCTGTCGACCCGTATCCAACCCGTTCCGAGTCGATGA
- a CDS encoding neocarzinostatin apoprotein domain-containing protein → MRRVNLLPRSLVVVFVALAAVLMAAPPSFAAPALDISAHQNLKDGQSVTISGSGFKPGLKGIAIGQCRKGYVGPGDCNLQGGAVFRDADAGGKVAQFTIVVKEKFGNVDCTTEECVLAAGPLPTAADAATVKANTWEVTMTFGAAPAAAPAAPAPAAPSVAPSTEAAPVADTGTLPKTGAGDSVPVLLLGATALLGTGVAVMLLVPGRRRPEVGR, encoded by the coding sequence ATGAGACGAGTGAACCTGCTGCCCCGCTCGCTGGTCGTGGTGTTCGTGGCCCTGGCCGCGGTGCTGATGGCCGCGCCCCCGAGCTTCGCCGCACCCGCGCTGGACATCAGTGCCCATCAGAACCTGAAGGACGGTCAGTCGGTGACCATCTCGGGGTCGGGCTTCAAGCCGGGTCTGAAGGGGATCGCGATCGGGCAGTGCCGCAAGGGCTACGTCGGCCCGGGCGACTGCAACCTGCAGGGCGGCGCGGTCTTCCGCGACGCCGACGCCGGCGGGAAGGTCGCCCAGTTCACCATCGTGGTGAAGGAGAAGTTCGGCAACGTGGACTGCACGACGGAGGAGTGCGTGCTCGCCGCGGGTCCCCTCCCGACGGCGGCCGACGCGGCGACGGTGAAGGCCAACACCTGGGAGGTCACCATGACCTTCGGTGCGGCTCCGGCGGCGGCGCCCGCGGCCCCCGCGCCGGCCGCGCCGTCCGTGGCGCCGTCGACGGAGGCCGCGCCGGTCGCTGACACCGGCACGCTGCCGAAGACCGGCGCCGGCGACTCCGTCCCGGTGCTGCTGCTCGGCGCGACCGCGCTGCTCGGCACGGGCGTCGCCGTGATGCTCCTGGTGCCCGGGCGGCGTCGTCCGGAGGTCGGCCGATGA
- a CDS encoding NAD(P)-dependent oxidoreductase, giving the protein MRILVIGAGLVGTLAGARLRELGHEVAATTTTPGKVEGLLEKFDEVLVLRGSDRDAVRAALEGRDAVVVAAGPSAQSSMTPEERAVTYREILVETAESVTGATTSGDAPYLVALSSTSVYGNAQDHLDEITEAGPVTDSTDPSPTMFLAMEKVYLERAGDRACVFRCGDIFGAGDPPIEAKVAMAHQYLGGSVPFSGDALFYRLAVEDAADAIVHALENRITGLHNLTHAEVPPTNAAIFDALSAAQDLPALTYRDEIASPQKPISVARLTESGFATTRSYDAVTLAAANR; this is encoded by the coding sequence ATGAGGATCCTGGTGATCGGCGCCGGCCTGGTCGGCACCCTGGCGGGTGCCCGGCTGCGGGAGCTGGGCCACGAGGTGGCCGCGACCACGACCACCCCCGGCAAGGTCGAGGGGCTGCTGGAGAAGTTCGACGAGGTGCTCGTGCTCCGCGGCAGCGACCGCGACGCCGTCCGCGCCGCGCTCGAGGGCCGCGACGCCGTGGTCGTCGCCGCCGGGCCGTCGGCCCAGAGCTCGATGACGCCCGAGGAGCGCGCGGTGACCTACCGCGAGATCCTCGTGGAGACCGCCGAGTCCGTCACCGGAGCGACCACCTCCGGCGACGCGCCGTACCTCGTGGCGCTCTCGTCGACCTCGGTCTACGGCAACGCCCAGGACCACCTGGACGAGATCACCGAGGCGGGCCCGGTCACCGACTCGACCGACCCGAGTCCCACGATGTTCCTGGCGATGGAGAAGGTCTACCTCGAGCGGGCCGGCGACCGGGCCTGCGTCTTCCGCTGCGGCGACATCTTCGGCGCCGGCGACCCGCCCATCGAGGCCAAGGTGGCCATGGCCCACCAGTACCTCGGCGGCTCGGTCCCCTTCAGCGGCGACGCGCTCTTCTACCGCCTCGCCGTCGAGGACGCGGCCGACGCGATCGTGCACGCGCTCGAGAACCGGATCACCGGCCTGCACAACCTCACCCACGCCGAGGTGCCGCCGACCAATGCGGCCATCTTCGACGCCCTCTCCGCGGCCCAGGACCTCCCGGCCCTGACCTACCGCGACGAGATCGCCTCCCCCCAGAAGCCGATCTCGGTGGCCCGGCTCACCGAGAGCGGCTTCGCCACCACTCGGTCGTACGACGCCGTCACCCTGGCGGCCGCGAACCGCTGA
- a CDS encoding antibiotic biosynthesis monooxygenase: protein MIVVVSQAWTRPGEEHAAAYVSLSEEFGRFFRAHPGYRGRRLVRGVEDRTHFTHLRYFDSIADYEECTQHPDYQAHLLAMYEHLQPYDSYPREYLEVVLDEPGHLPS from the coding sequence GTGATCGTCGTCGTGAGCCAGGCCTGGACCAGGCCGGGCGAGGAGCACGCCGCGGCGTACGTCTCGCTCTCCGAGGAGTTCGGCCGGTTCTTCCGGGCGCACCCCGGCTACCGCGGCCGGCGACTGGTCCGCGGGGTCGAGGACCGCACCCACTTCACGCACCTGCGCTACTTCGACTCGATCGCCGACTACGAGGAGTGCACGCAGCACCCGGACTACCAGGCACACCTGCTGGCGATGTACGAGCACCTGCAGCCCTACGACTCCTACCCGCGCGAATACCTCGAGGTCGTCCTCGACGAGCCCGGACACCTGCCGTCGTGA
- a CDS encoding alpha/beta hydrolase, giving the protein MSTFVLVHGAFRGGWSWRRVRPRLIAAGHDVHTPTLDGTATGLATWVDQVVGLLETEDLDDVVLVGHSQGGVVVREVAVRAPDRLRRLVYLDAAVPDPGERAVDVAPVPPDDALLPPRGTLVPPRPLTAGGDLDEATVAWLNERLVPTPFAPSLDRASTAEATVPATHVFFADTPPAYPCGTTRARLDARGTPYDVLDGGHDAPLTRPDVVADLLLRSAAPRLVVGAPIYRKTPTRGTQ; this is encoded by the coding sequence GTGAGCACCTTCGTCCTCGTCCACGGCGCCTTCCGCGGCGGTTGGTCGTGGCGTCGGGTCCGTCCGCGCCTGATCGCCGCCGGCCACGACGTGCACACCCCGACGCTGGACGGCACCGCCACCGGCCTCGCGACCTGGGTCGACCAGGTCGTCGGCCTCCTGGAGACCGAGGACCTCGACGACGTCGTGCTCGTCGGGCACAGCCAGGGCGGCGTGGTGGTCCGCGAGGTCGCCGTGCGCGCCCCGGACCGGCTGCGCCGCCTGGTCTACCTCGACGCCGCCGTGCCGGACCCGGGCGAGCGCGCCGTCGACGTGGCGCCCGTCCCGCCGGACGACGCCCTGCTCCCGCCCCGCGGCACCCTGGTCCCGCCGCGCCCGCTGACCGCGGGCGGCGACCTCGACGAGGCCACCGTCGCGTGGCTCAACGAGCGACTGGTGCCCACGCCGTTCGCCCCGTCGCTCGACCGCGCGTCCACCGCGGAGGCGACGGTCCCCGCGACCCACGTCTTCTTCGCCGACACGCCGCCGGCGTACCCGTGCGGTACGACGCGGGCGCGCCTCGACGCGCGCGGCACGCCGTACGACGTCCTCGACGGGGGCCACGACGCACCGCTGACCCGCCCCGACGTCGTCGCCGACCTGCTGCTGCGCTCCGCGGCGCCGCGCCTGGTGGTCGGCGCGCCCATCTACCGCAAGACCCCGACGAGAGGAACACAGTGA
- a CDS encoding MaoC family dehydratase: MSVQPGWQGRFFEDFEIGDIYQHPLGRTVTEADNISFSLLTMNTNQMHFNSEYAARSEFGKPLVVSTLTVAIAVGQSVTDLTQNAFANLGWDDIRMTHPVFAGDTLYSESVVLEKRESAKRPHAGIVTVKTRTLNQDGDEVCSFRRMFYVYKQGAEQLEGIFPEGKKALVDGTPLAEGTPLVEG; the protein is encoded by the coding sequence GTGAGCGTGCAGCCCGGCTGGCAGGGACGATTCTTCGAGGACTTCGAGATCGGGGACATCTACCAGCACCCGCTCGGACGCACGGTGACCGAGGCCGACAACATCTCGTTCTCGCTGCTGACGATGAACACCAACCAGATGCACTTCAACAGCGAGTACGCCGCCAGGTCGGAGTTCGGCAAGCCGCTGGTCGTCTCGACCCTGACCGTTGCGATCGCGGTCGGCCAGAGCGTCACCGACCTCACCCAGAACGCCTTCGCGAACCTGGGCTGGGACGACATCCGGATGACCCACCCGGTCTTCGCCGGCGACACGCTCTACAGCGAGTCGGTCGTCCTGGAGAAGCGCGAGTCGGCCAAGCGCCCGCACGCCGGCATCGTCACGGTCAAGACCCGCACCCTGAACCAGGACGGCGACGAGGTCTGCTCGTTCCGCCGCATGTTCTACGTCTACAAGCAGGGCGCCGAGCAGCTCGAGGGCATCTTCCCCGAGGGCAAGAAGGCCCTGGTCGACGGCACCCCGCTGGCCGAGGGCACTCCGCTGGTCGAGGGCTGA
- a CDS encoding LLM class flavin-dependent oxidoreductase produces the protein MRITFAPWGETLAELADAARRAELAGAEVVWVPELHRSATVSAAALAQATTTAQVGTAITLAFTRSPMVTALEALDLDELSGGRFILGLGTGVQRLNEDWHNARWGKPVGHLRETVRNIRHLVAGATTGRPIDLVGEFEPMRIRGYERPYPVQRTEIPIYLAAMGPAMTRLAARVADGWISHELCSPSYLSERILPEIEAGLAQVEGRRREDLELVVSACCSVDADPAKALDRVRGHVGFYASVRTYADFFEFHGLGEAQQRVVDAFRGGQGAEHLAAVVSPELVDAVTLNGDRDRVLDQLSAYHDIADAVKLSAPTHGLSPAEIRAGQDEVIDLIQTITGGRP, from the coding sequence ATGCGGATCACCTTCGCACCGTGGGGGGAGACGCTGGCCGAGCTGGCCGACGCCGCCCGCCGCGCCGAGCTGGCCGGCGCCGAGGTGGTGTGGGTGCCGGAGCTGCACCGCAGCGCCACGGTGAGCGCCGCGGCGCTGGCCCAGGCCACCACCACCGCCCAGGTCGGCACCGCGATCACGCTGGCCTTCACCCGCAGCCCGATGGTGACCGCCCTGGAGGCGCTCGACCTCGACGAGCTGTCCGGCGGCCGGTTCATCCTCGGGCTCGGCACCGGTGTGCAGCGCCTCAACGAGGACTGGCACAACGCCCGCTGGGGCAAGCCGGTCGGCCACCTGCGCGAGACGGTCCGCAACATCCGGCACCTGGTCGCCGGCGCCACCACCGGGCGGCCGATCGACCTCGTCGGCGAGTTCGAGCCGATGCGGATCCGGGGCTACGAGCGTCCGTACCCGGTGCAGCGGACCGAGATCCCGATCTACCTCGCCGCGATGGGTCCGGCGATGACCCGGCTCGCCGCCCGCGTCGCCGACGGCTGGATCAGCCACGAGCTGTGCTCCCCGTCGTACCTCTCCGAGCGGATCCTGCCCGAGATCGAGGCCGGCCTGGCCCAGGTCGAGGGTCGCCGGCGCGAGGACCTCGAGCTGGTCGTCTCGGCCTGCTGCTCGGTCGACGCCGACCCCGCCAAGGCGCTCGACCGGGTCCGCGGCCACGTCGGCTTCTACGCCAGCGTGCGCACGTACGCCGACTTCTTCGAGTTCCACGGCCTCGGCGAGGCCCAGCAGCGGGTGGTCGACGCCTTCCGCGGCGGCCAGGGTGCCGAGCACCTCGCCGCGGTGGTCAGCCCCGAGCTGGTCGACGCGGTCACCCTCAACGGCGACCGGGACCGGGTCCTCGACCAGCTCTCGGCGTACCACGACATCGCCGACGCGGTGAAGCTCTCCGCGCCCACCCACGGCCTGAGCCCGGCGGAGATCCGGGCCGGCCAGGACGAGGTCATCGACCTCATCCAGACCATCACAGGAGGTCGGCCGTGA
- a CDS encoding CoA transferase yields MKPLQDVRIISLEQYGAGPFGSVHLADLGAEVIKLEDPNVGGDVGRYVPPYNEAEDSLFFETFNRNKKSVSLDLKTAAGREVFEDLVRNADAVYSNLRGDVPEKIGITYDQLKHLNPAIVCCSLTGFGMTGPRKKEPGYDYVLQGLAGWMELTGEPDGPPTKSGLSLVDFSGGYVAALSLLAGLHAARRDGVGMDCDVSLYDTAMSMLTYPATWHLNAGYTPRRISHSAHPSLVPFQAFEASDGWFVVGCAKEKFWVRLAEVIGHPEWASPDSRFATFALRQENQAELTGLLEAIFRTETVDHWLAKCYPASIPCGPINDVEAALKEPHTIERNLIVETEHPRYGTVQQLASPVRVGSEVPTYVRAPQRNEHFDEVLREVARYDAAKIAELKAAGAFGTEA; encoded by the coding sequence GTGAAGCCGCTTCAGGACGTCCGCATCATCTCGCTCGAGCAGTACGGCGCCGGCCCGTTCGGCAGCGTGCACCTCGCCGACCTCGGCGCGGAGGTCATCAAGCTCGAGGACCCGAACGTCGGCGGCGACGTCGGACGCTACGTGCCGCCGTACAACGAGGCGGAGGACTCGCTCTTCTTCGAGACCTTCAACCGGAACAAGAAGTCGGTCTCGCTCGACCTCAAGACCGCCGCCGGCCGGGAGGTCTTCGAGGACCTCGTGCGCAACGCGGACGCCGTCTACTCCAACCTGCGCGGCGACGTGCCGGAGAAGATCGGCATCACCTACGACCAGCTCAAGCACCTGAACCCGGCGATCGTGTGCTGCTCGCTCACCGGGTTCGGCATGACCGGCCCGCGCAAGAAGGAGCCCGGCTACGACTACGTGCTCCAGGGCCTGGCCGGCTGGATGGAGCTCACCGGCGAGCCCGACGGACCGCCGACCAAGTCGGGCCTCTCGCTGGTCGACTTCTCCGGCGGGTACGTCGCCGCGCTCTCGCTGCTCGCGGGGCTGCACGCGGCCCGGCGCGACGGCGTCGGCATGGACTGCGACGTCAGCCTGTACGACACCGCGATGTCGATGCTGACCTACCCGGCGACCTGGCACCTGAACGCCGGCTACACGCCCCGGCGCATCAGCCACTCCGCGCACCCCTCGCTGGTGCCGTTCCAGGCCTTCGAGGCATCCGACGGCTGGTTCGTCGTGGGCTGCGCGAAGGAGAAGTTCTGGGTGCGGTTGGCCGAGGTCATCGGCCACCCCGAGTGGGCCTCTCCGGACTCGAGGTTCGCGACCTTCGCGCTGCGCCAGGAGAACCAGGCCGAGCTGACCGGTCTCCTGGAGGCGATCTTCCGGACCGAGACGGTCGACCACTGGCTGGCCAAGTGCTATCCGGCGTCGATCCCGTGCGGCCCGATCAACGACGTGGAGGCCGCCCTGAAGGAGCCGCACACGATCGAGCGCAACCTGATCGTCGAGACCGAGCACCCGCGCTACGGCACGGTGCAGCAGCTCGCCTCGCCGGTGCGGGTCGGCTCCGAGGTCCCGACGTACGTGCGGGCCCCGCAGCGCAACGAGCACTTCGACGAGGTGCTGCGCGAGGTCGCCCGGTACGACGCCGCGAAGATCGCCGAGCTGAAGGCAGCGGGAGCCTTCGGGACCGAGGCGTGA
- a CDS encoding MmgE/PrpD family protein translates to MIAPELARWVVGPLSLPAEVEHAALRHLLDGLGNAVAGMRAGAAVPAVIVATGLGGPEEATVLGSRTRLPAPAAGLANGTLVHALDFDDTHAGGLVHATAVVLPAAFAVGEQVGATGREILDAAVVGYEVACRVAAAAPNGFHAGGLHATMVAGVFSSAAVAARLMGLDAATTTNALGIAGSQAGGLLAFLATGASTKQLHPGFASQAGILAARLAAVGATGPETVFDGPHGVYDALAPASVAGGRVDTGVILRDLGSSDPQGWETTRIGIKPWPTCQLAHVTMAAAQLALVEAGVAATELAGLHAQVHPDSASVVCAGDRDLTRPVSPYAAKFSLPWSVAAILLDGRVGVDTYEAANLDRPEISALAARITWDVTDGAGVVAADAAGDVVLTLADGGTVSAHLERSPGGGTNPLSDEALFTKLQGNVGTTAGELAAAVHWLADVPDLTEILALAAAAATPSAQEATA, encoded by the coding sequence ATGATCGCCCCCGAGCTGGCGCGCTGGGTCGTCGGCCCGCTGAGCCTCCCGGCCGAGGTCGAGCACGCCGCCCTGCGGCACCTGCTCGACGGCCTGGGCAACGCGGTCGCCGGGATGCGTGCCGGTGCCGCGGTGCCGGCCGTCATCGTGGCCACCGGCCTCGGGGGCCCCGAGGAGGCGACGGTGCTCGGGTCGCGGACCCGGCTCCCGGCACCCGCCGCTGGCCTGGCCAACGGGACCCTGGTGCACGCGCTCGACTTCGACGACACCCACGCGGGCGGCCTGGTGCACGCGACCGCGGTGGTGCTGCCGGCCGCGTTCGCGGTGGGGGAGCAGGTCGGCGCGACCGGTCGCGAGATCCTCGACGCCGCCGTCGTCGGCTACGAGGTCGCGTGCCGGGTCGCGGCGGCTGCACCGAACGGCTTCCACGCCGGTGGCCTGCACGCCACGATGGTGGCCGGAGTGTTCTCCTCGGCTGCCGTCGCCGCGCGGCTGATGGGCCTGGATGCGGCCACCACGACGAACGCGCTCGGCATCGCCGGCAGCCAGGCCGGCGGCCTGCTGGCCTTCCTGGCCACCGGCGCCAGCACCAAGCAGCTCCATCCGGGCTTCGCCTCGCAGGCCGGCATCCTGGCCGCGCGGCTCGCCGCCGTCGGCGCTACCGGGCCGGAGACCGTCTTCGACGGACCGCACGGCGTGTACGACGCGCTCGCCCCTGCCTCCGTGGCCGGCGGGCGCGTCGACACCGGGGTCATCCTGCGCGACCTGGGCAGCAGCGACCCGCAGGGCTGGGAGACCACCCGGATCGGGATCAAGCCCTGGCCCACCTGCCAGCTGGCCCACGTCACCATGGCCGCCGCCCAGCTCGCCCTGGTCGAAGCTGGCGTCGCCGCCACCGAGCTCGCGGGCCTGCACGCGCAGGTGCACCCCGACTCCGCCTCGGTCGTCTGCGCGGGCGACCGCGACCTGACCCGCCCGGTGAGCCCGTACGCCGCCAAGTTCAGCCTGCCGTGGAGCGTCGCGGCGATCCTGCTCGACGGCCGGGTCGGTGTCGACACCTACGAAGCGGCCAACCTGGACCGCCCCGAGATCAGCGCGCTCGCGGCCCGGATCACCTGGGACGTCACCGACGGCGCCGGTGTCGTCGCTGCCGACGCCGCCGGCGACGTGGTGCTCACCCTGGCCGACGGGGGCACCGTCTCCGCACACCTGGAGCGCAGTCCCGGCGGCGGCACCAACCCGCTCTCCGACGAGGCCCTGTTCACCAAGCTCCAGGGCAACGTCGGCACCACCGCGGGCGAGCTCGCCGCCGCCGTGCACTGGCTGGCCGACGTACCCGACCTCACCGAGATCCTCGCCCTCGCCGCGGCCGCGGCGACCCCTTCCGCCCAGGAGGCCACCGCATGA